The proteins below are encoded in one region of Micromonospora sp. DSM 45708:
- the serC gene encoding phosphoserine transaminase, translating into MADAPTIRIPDDLKPADGRFGCGPSKVRPAAVSALADVATSYLGTSHRQKTVRDEVARLRRGIAEFFSLPEGYEVIIGNGGTTAFWEVATFGLVRDRAQFASFGEFGAKFAKSVADAPFLGEPTVRKSAAGSAPSLVAEAGVDVYATPHNETSTGVAVPISRVPGADEGSLLLVDATSGAGGLDVDVAETDVYYFAPQKCFGSDGGLWLALMSPAALARATEIKSSGRYIPAFLDLVTAIDNSRLEQTYNTPALATIFLAAEQTDWMNSQGGLGWAAKRTAESAGIVYGWAERSSFATPFVSDPALRSNVVATVDFADGVDATAIAKALRANGIVDTEPYRKLGRNQLRVALFPAVEPADVEALTASIDYVVERL; encoded by the coding sequence CCCGACGACCTCAAGCCCGCCGACGGCCGTTTCGGCTGCGGCCCGTCCAAGGTCCGTCCGGCGGCGGTCTCCGCGCTCGCCGACGTCGCCACCAGCTACCTGGGCACGTCGCACCGGCAGAAGACGGTCCGCGACGAGGTCGCCCGGCTGCGCCGGGGCATCGCCGAGTTCTTCTCCCTCCCCGAGGGCTACGAGGTGATCATCGGCAACGGTGGCACCACCGCGTTCTGGGAGGTCGCCACGTTCGGCCTGGTCCGCGACCGGGCCCAGTTCGCCAGCTTCGGCGAGTTCGGGGCGAAGTTCGCCAAGTCCGTCGCCGACGCGCCGTTCCTGGGCGAGCCGACCGTGCGCAAGTCCGCGGCGGGCAGCGCGCCGTCCCTGGTCGCCGAGGCGGGCGTGGACGTCTACGCCACCCCGCACAACGAGACCTCCACCGGAGTGGCGGTGCCGATCAGCCGGGTGCCGGGCGCCGACGAGGGCTCCCTGCTGCTGGTCGACGCCACGTCCGGCGCCGGCGGGCTGGACGTCGACGTCGCCGAGACGGACGTCTACTACTTCGCCCCGCAGAAGTGCTTCGGCTCCGACGGTGGCCTCTGGCTGGCGCTGATGTCGCCGGCCGCACTCGCCCGGGCCACCGAGATCAAGTCCTCGGGCCGCTACATCCCGGCCTTCCTGGACCTGGTCACCGCGATCGACAACTCGCGGCTGGAGCAGACCTACAACACCCCGGCGCTGGCCACCATCTTCCTGGCCGCGGAGCAGACCGACTGGATGAACTCCCAGGGTGGGCTGGGCTGGGCGGCCAAGCGCACCGCCGAGAGCGCCGGCATCGTGTACGGCTGGGCCGAGCGCTCGTCGTTCGCCACCCCGTTCGTGTCGGACCCGGCGCTGCGCTCCAACGTGGTCGCCACCGTGGACTTCGCCGACGGGGTGGACGCCACCGCGATCGCCAAGGCGCTGCGCGCCAACGGCATCGTCGACACCGAGCCCTACCGCAAGCTCGGCCGCAACCAGCTCCGGGTCGCGCTCTTCCCGGCCGTCGAGCCGGCCGACGTCGAGGCGCTCACCGCGTCCATCGACTACGTGGTCGAGCGACTCTGA